The Nocardia arthritidis genome has a window encoding:
- a CDS encoding cutinase family protein, translating to MVTRTARTFKSACSVAAAAVAVAAGVLSTADAPRAAAAPAGCPDVDIIAVPGTWETSRENPRQGMLSLVTHGLPGTVRTDYVSYTATALPWEGEVYGQSKREALNNARALLADVAARCDTTRFALLGYSQGADAAGDLAAEVGTGHGVVSPDRVIAVGLLADPRRSPADDLIGPPVRGAGAGGARIGGFGWLTPKVRTFCAEGDLYCSVPNDDLAGRFAGFAAQLSAPDPLQIGNYAQTLQSILNDALVPGGQAILSAPADNPASEQWKKQIQDFLASGAHQSYPNYVVDSSGTTATGWLHNWLDGLVR from the coding sequence TTGGTAACTCGAACCGCCCGCACGTTCAAGTCGGCATGTTCGGTGGCCGCTGCGGCGGTCGCGGTTGCGGCAGGTGTGCTGTCCACCGCCGACGCACCGCGCGCCGCCGCCGCACCCGCCGGTTGCCCGGACGTGGACATCATCGCCGTCCCCGGCACCTGGGAAACCTCCCGCGAGAATCCGCGCCAGGGCATGCTCTCCCTGGTCACCCACGGCTTGCCGGGTACCGTGCGCACCGACTACGTCAGCTATACGGCCACCGCGCTGCCATGGGAGGGCGAGGTGTACGGGCAGTCCAAGCGCGAGGCGCTGAACAATGCGCGCGCCCTGCTCGCCGATGTCGCGGCCCGCTGCGACACAACGCGTTTCGCACTGCTCGGTTACAGCCAGGGCGCCGACGCGGCCGGTGACCTCGCCGCCGAGGTCGGCACCGGACACGGTGTCGTATCGCCCGACCGGGTGATCGCCGTCGGCCTGCTCGCCGATCCGCGCCGCTCCCCCGCCGACGACCTGATCGGCCCGCCGGTGCGCGGCGCGGGCGCGGGCGGTGCGCGCATCGGCGGCTTCGGCTGGCTCACCCCGAAGGTACGGACCTTCTGCGCCGAGGGCGACCTGTACTGTTCGGTGCCCAACGACGACCTGGCCGGCCGCTTCGCCGGATTCGCCGCCCAGCTCTCCGCGCCCGACCCGCTGCAGATCGGCAACTACGCGCAGACCCTGCAGTCGATCCTCAACGACGCGCTGGTCCCCGGCGGCCAGGCCATTCTCTCCGCGCCCGCCGACAATCCGGCGAGCGAACAGTGGAAGAAGCAGATCCAGGATTTCCTCGCCTCCGGCGCGCACCAGTCGTATCCGAACTACGTGGTCGACAGCAGCGGCACCACCGCGACCGGCTGGCTGCACAACTGGCTCGACGGCCTCGTGCGCTGA
- a CDS encoding protealysin inhibitor emfourin: protein MQTSEKPSDAAPPAVVRVELNQTGGFAGVDEVYTVDSGVADQRRDQLFDMVAGQQFRTLNQTYSVPNKCRDQFFYRVTVTYSDSTTKEVSTDDCSQSPQLLTDVRTLIRQIGVHHNGR, encoded by the coding sequence ATGCAGACATCGGAAAAACCAAGCGACGCAGCGCCTCCCGCCGTCGTACGGGTCGAGCTGAACCAAACCGGCGGATTCGCCGGCGTCGACGAGGTCTACACCGTCGACAGCGGGGTCGCCGATCAGCGCCGCGACCAACTCTTCGATATGGTTGCGGGCCAACAGTTCCGCACGCTGAACCAGACCTACTCGGTCCCGAACAAATGTCGTGACCAGTTCTTCTACCGCGTCACCGTGACCTACTCCGACTCCACCACAAAGGAAGTCAGCACCGACGATTGCAGCCAGTCGCCGCAGCTGCTCACCGATGTCCGCACCCTGATCCGACAGATCGGCGTGCACCACAACGGCAGATAG
- a CDS encoding LLM class flavin-dependent oxidoreductase, which produces MNIVDDVRIGAFVFTSRYDGQSAAEVLARGVATAQAAEAAGFDDIWVTEHHFVPFGVNPSALTFAGYLLGRTSTVRVGTAVTVLPLHSPVHVAEQAMLLDHLSGGRFDLGIGRAQPVVDYEVIGRGVEYWRRGLPEALDLVTAAMSGRVSADSDLYRFREVRPEPGPVPGRSTPIYLAANAPTSVELAATRGLPMLLFFDKDAETKAAMVAEHARIARAAGHPDTEYAHGTALFAHVADDPDEAERVMRRAAREFVLANQQYQPLIEAPQRIDRNAPVDEVADRLAAAALAAHPVGEPRVCVERLVEQIRGSGCRRVLCQVEIAGDQDSVLANIKRMGEEVLPEVRKRLGAG; this is translated from the coding sequence ATGAACATAGTTGACGATGTCCGGATCGGCGCGTTCGTATTCACCAGCCGGTACGACGGGCAGTCGGCCGCGGAGGTGCTGGCGCGCGGCGTTGCCACCGCACAGGCCGCCGAGGCGGCCGGATTCGACGACATCTGGGTCACCGAACATCATTTCGTGCCGTTCGGGGTCAATCCGTCCGCACTGACCTTCGCCGGATATCTGCTCGGCCGGACCAGCACGGTGCGGGTCGGCACGGCCGTCACCGTGCTGCCGCTGCATTCGCCCGTGCACGTCGCCGAGCAGGCCATGCTGCTCGATCACCTGTCCGGCGGCCGCTTCGATCTCGGCATCGGCCGGGCGCAGCCGGTCGTCGACTACGAGGTCATCGGGCGCGGCGTCGAATACTGGCGGCGCGGCCTGCCCGAGGCGCTCGATCTGGTGACGGCCGCGATGTCCGGGCGGGTGTCCGCCGACTCCGACCTCTACCGCTTCCGCGAGGTGCGCCCCGAACCCGGGCCGGTCCCGGGCCGGTCGACCCCGATCTATCTGGCCGCGAACGCACCGACATCGGTGGAACTGGCCGCGACCCGCGGGCTGCCGATGCTGCTGTTCTTCGACAAGGACGCCGAGACCAAGGCCGCGATGGTCGCCGAGCACGCGCGCATCGCCCGCGCGGCGGGCCACCCCGACACCGAATACGCCCACGGGACAGCACTTTTCGCACATGTGGCCGACGACCCGGACGAGGCGGAGCGGGTGATGCGCCGGGCCGCGCGCGAATTCGTCCTCGCCAACCAGCAGTACCAGCCGCTCATCGAGGCGCCGCAGCGGATTGATCGCAACGCCCCGGTGGACGAGGTCGCCGACCGGTTGGCCGCGGCCGCGCTGGCCGCCCATCCGGTCGGTGAGCCGCGGGTCTGCGTCGAACGGCTGGTCGAACAGATCCGTGGCTCGGGCTGTCGCCGGGTGCTGTGCCAGGTGGAGATCGCCGGGGATCAGGACAGCGTGCTTGCCAATATCAAGCGGATGGGCGAGGAGGTGCTGCCCGAGGTCCGCAAGCGCCTCGGCGCGGGCTGA
- a CDS encoding family 1 glycosylhydrolase yields the protein MATQPPASVDPFGPEFLWGVATSGFQSEGHAPDSNWVRYIARSGYEAYGDSIDFYDRYGSDLALARAMGLNVFRISIEWARIQPQPGQWDEDGFRFYDSLLDAIAAAGMRPMVTLDHWVYPGWRADRGGWNDAGMVDDWLANACTVVDRYAARKPLWVTVNEPVAYIVHEEQQTGVTGPVIEERIAAVHNGIHDYIHHVQPDALVTSNIGYVAGSETQVNQPVVDRIKDRLDYIGVDYYYGADDPNAPPPGDRQIWELPLQPEGVYYALRHYARQFPGKPLYVVENGMPTQNGQPRPDGYDRADYLRDIVYWLQRARMDGMNLMGYNYWSLTDNYEWGSYTPRFGLYTVNVRTDPALTRTPTDAADAYRTIVHAGGVPRDYLPTRPPLACSYVDPPSSCDDPVTLPPCAVL from the coding sequence ATGGCAACTCAACCGCCCGCATCGGTGGACCCGTTCGGCCCCGAATTCCTCTGGGGCGTAGCCACTTCGGGTTTCCAATCCGAAGGGCACGCCCCGGACAGCAACTGGGTGCGCTACATCGCCAGGTCGGGTTACGAGGCATACGGTGACTCAATCGATTTCTACGACCGGTACGGCTCCGATCTGGCGCTCGCGCGCGCGATGGGGCTCAACGTATTCCGGATCAGCATCGAATGGGCCCGGATACAGCCGCAGCCGGGACAGTGGGACGAGGACGGATTCCGCTTCTACGATTCGCTGCTCGACGCGATCGCCGCCGCGGGCATGCGGCCGATGGTGACGCTCGATCACTGGGTGTATCCGGGCTGGCGGGCCGACCGGGGCGGCTGGAACGACGCGGGCATGGTCGACGACTGGCTGGCGAACGCCTGCACCGTCGTCGACCGGTACGCGGCGCGAAAACCGCTGTGGGTCACCGTGAACGAACCCGTCGCCTATATCGTGCACGAGGAGCAGCAGACCGGCGTCACCGGGCCGGTCATCGAGGAGCGAATCGCCGCGGTGCACAACGGGATACACGACTACATCCACCATGTGCAACCGGATGCGTTGGTCACCAGCAACATCGGCTATGTCGCGGGCAGCGAGACCCAGGTGAACCAGCCGGTGGTCGACCGCATCAAGGACCGACTCGACTACATCGGCGTCGACTATTACTACGGCGCGGACGATCCCAACGCGCCGCCGCCGGGCGACCGCCAAATATGGGAGCTGCCTTTACAACCCGAGGGCGTCTACTACGCACTGCGCCACTACGCCCGCCAATTCCCCGGCAAACCGCTCTATGTCGTCGAGAACGGCATGCCGACCCAGAACGGCCAACCGCGCCCCGACGGCTACGACCGCGCCGATTATCTGCGCGATATCGTCTACTGGCTGCAGCGCGCCCGCATGGACGGGATGAACCTGATGGGCTACAACTACTGGAGCCTCACCGACAACTACGAATGGGGTTCCTACACACCGCGTTTCGGCCTATACACGGTGAACGTCCGCACCGATCCCGCGCTCACCCGCACCCCGACCGACGCCGCCGACGCCTACCGCACCATCGTGCACGCCGGCGGCGTCCCCCGCGACTACCTGCCGACTCGCCCGCCACTCGCCTGTTCGTACGTCGACCCGCCGAGCAGCTGCGATGATCCGGTCACGCTGCCGCCGTGCGCGGTGCTATAG
- a CDS encoding flavin-containing monooxygenase: MSGQVIKEGHGTTARHAHVVIVGCGFAGLGTAIRLIERGFTDLLILERGDDVGGTWRDNTYPGATCDVPSHLYSYSFALNPEWTRSFSPQPEIQQYLRDIADRYQVREKVVFGCEMLDAQWNEADARWEIQTSQGPFTADIAVSAVGALCEPKLPDIKGIHTFEGKIFHSARWDHEAELTGKRVAVVGTGASAIQIVPALAPDAARLDVYQRSAPWVLPRLDRGYFALERFAFKHVPGLQRLLRAAIYANRELFVFGQTKYPRLAVLYEFMARVKMWLEIRDPALRRKVTPDYRLGCKRMLISNNYYPALGRDNVEVVTGGIKEIRENSIVAEDGTERPADAIVLATGFRVTNSPTWDLFRGRDGRTLAEIYAAEGAHAYKGTAVANFPNAFVILGPNTGLSYTSSIYTIESQINYIVDAVATVAERGLRTVEVRKDLETEYTRQVQRMMDGSIWLAGGCTSWFLDENGKNTTLWPDFSFRFRRLVRKFDVEAYETTSRAGEVTARTA, translated from the coding sequence ATGAGTGGCCAAGTTATCAAAGAGGGGCACGGGACCACCGCGCGCCACGCGCATGTCGTCATCGTCGGTTGCGGATTCGCCGGACTCGGTACGGCAATTCGGTTGATCGAGCGCGGATTCACCGACCTGCTGATCCTCGAGCGGGGCGACGACGTCGGCGGAACCTGGCGCGACAACACCTATCCCGGCGCCACCTGCGATGTGCCCTCGCATCTGTATTCGTATTCGTTCGCGCTGAATCCGGAATGGACGCGGTCGTTTTCACCGCAGCCGGAGATCCAGCAGTACCTGCGGGATATCGCCGACCGGTATCAGGTGCGGGAGAAGGTCGTCTTCGGCTGCGAAATGCTGGACGCGCAGTGGAACGAGGCGGATGCCAGGTGGGAGATCCAGACCAGCCAGGGCCCGTTCACGGCCGATATCGCGGTATCCGCGGTCGGGGCGCTCTGCGAGCCGAAATTACCGGATATCAAGGGAATTCACACATTCGAGGGGAAGATATTCCATTCCGCTCGTTGGGATCACGAAGCGGAGCTGACCGGTAAGCGGGTCGCCGTCGTCGGCACCGGCGCGTCGGCGATTCAGATCGTGCCCGCCCTCGCGCCCGACGCCGCGCGGCTCGACGTGTATCAGCGCAGCGCGCCGTGGGTGTTGCCGCGGTTGGATCGCGGATACTTCGCGCTGGAGCGTTTCGCCTTCAAACACGTACCCGGCCTGCAACGGCTGTTGCGCGCGGCCATCTACGCGAATCGTGAACTGTTCGTCTTCGGGCAGACCAAATATCCGCGGCTGGCCGTGCTCTACGAATTCATGGCGCGGGTGAAGATGTGGCTGGAGATCCGTGATCCGGCGCTGCGCCGGAAGGTGACGCCGGACTACCGCCTCGGCTGCAAGCGCATGCTGATCTCGAACAATTACTATCCGGCCCTCGGCCGCGACAATGTCGAGGTGGTCACCGGCGGTATCAAGGAGATCCGGGAGAATTCGATCGTCGCCGAGGACGGGACCGAGCGCCCGGCCGATGCCATCGTGCTGGCCACCGGATTCCGGGTCACCAACTCGCCGACCTGGGATCTGTTCCGCGGCAGGGATGGCCGCACGCTGGCCGAGATATACGCCGCCGAGGGCGCGCACGCCTATAAGGGTACGGCCGTCGCCAATTTCCCGAACGCCTTCGTGATACTCGGCCCGAATACCGGATTGAGCTACACCTCATCGATCTACACCATCGAATCCCAGATCAACTACATCGTCGACGCGGTCGCCACGGTCGCCGAACGCGGTCTGCGGACGGTCGAGGTGCGAAAGGATTTGGAAACCGAATACACCCGGCAGGTGCAGCGGATGATGGACGGCAGCATCTGGCTCGCCGGCGGCTGCACCAGCTGGTTCCTGGACGAAAACGGCAAAAACACCACGCTGTGGCCGGATTTCAGCTTCCGGTTCCGGCGGCTGGTGCGAAAGTTCGACGTGGAGGCGTACGAGACGACGAGCCGCGCGGGCGAGGTGACGGCCCGAACGGCCTGA
- a CDS encoding hydroxymethylglutaryl-CoA synthase, with protein sequence MTTIPLGIHDLSFATTHYALDHAVLAERLGVDPDKFYLGIGQDKMSVAAADEDIVTIAAAAAQPILERNGVDNIRTVLLATESGVDQSKAAGLYLHPLIGLPNTARVVELKQACYGGTAGLQFAAGLIARDPSQRVLVIAADIAKYELDSPGEPTQGAAAVAMLVSADPAILRLEPHSGLYSADIMDFWRPNYRTAAMVDGKTSVNAYQKATQEAWTDYRRRGGRDLTEFAAFCYHQPFTKMAYKAHRHLLESQGHTADPAEIDAVIRHTTSYNRTVGNSYTASLYLGLASLLDNADDLTGKPLAFISYGSGSVAEFFSGTVEPGYREHLRTEANRQAIETRAPLDYDHYRELHEAQSPSDGMYHATPEETGRPFRLAAISGHKRIYESR encoded by the coding sequence ATGACAACGATTCCGCTCGGCATCCACGACCTCTCCTTCGCCACAACGCATTACGCGCTCGACCACGCCGTGCTCGCCGAACGCCTCGGCGTCGATCCGGACAAGTTCTATCTCGGCATCGGCCAGGACAAGATGAGCGTCGCCGCCGCCGACGAGGACATCGTCACCATCGCCGCGGCCGCCGCCCAGCCGATTCTCGAACGCAACGGCGTCGACAACATCCGCACCGTGCTGCTGGCCACCGAAAGCGGTGTCGACCAATCCAAAGCCGCCGGCCTGTATCTGCATCCGCTGATCGGTCTGCCCAATACCGCCCGCGTCGTCGAGCTCAAGCAGGCCTGCTACGGCGGCACCGCCGGACTGCAATTCGCCGCCGGCCTCATCGCCCGCGACCCGTCGCAGCGGGTGCTGGTGATCGCCGCCGATATCGCGAAATACGAACTCGACAGCCCCGGTGAACCGACGCAGGGCGCCGCCGCGGTCGCCATGCTGGTCAGCGCGGATCCGGCGATTCTGCGCCTGGAACCGCACTCCGGTCTGTACAGCGCCGACATCATGGATTTCTGGCGCCCGAACTACCGGACCGCCGCGATGGTCGACGGCAAGACCTCGGTGAACGCCTATCAGAAGGCGACGCAGGAGGCGTGGACCGATTACCGGCGGCGCGGCGGCCGCGATCTCACCGAATTCGCCGCGTTCTGCTATCACCAGCCCTTCACCAAGATGGCGTACAAGGCGCATCGGCATCTGCTCGAAAGTCAGGGCCACACCGCCGATCCGGCCGAGATCGACGCGGTGATCCGCCACACCACCAGCTACAACCGCACGGTCGGCAACAGCTACACCGCATCGCTGTACCTCGGGCTCGCGTCGCTGCTCGACAATGCCGACGACCTCACCGGAAAACCGCTCGCGTTCATCAGCTACGGATCCGGTAGCGTCGCCGAATTCTTCAGCGGCACAGTCGAACCCGGCTACCGCGAACATCTGCGCACCGAGGCCAACCGGCAGGCCATCGAAACCCGCGCGCCGCTCGACTACGACCACTACCGCGAATTGCACGAGGCCCAATCGCCTTCGGACGGTATGTATCACGCGACCCCCGAGGAGACCGGACGCCCGTTCCGGCTCGCCGCGATCTCCGGGCACAAACGCATCTACGAATCGCGATGA
- a CDS encoding hydroxymethylglutaryl-CoA reductase, translated as MKDTDDISSAAVPLRWVGPVRITGNVVDDSVDIPLATYESPLWPSVGRGARISTLTERGVVATLVDDRMTRSILLEADDAYAAHTAVETLKSQFPQLQEVAAGSSRFARLIDLHHQITGNLLFLRFEFTTGDASGHNMVTLACDHLMNHILATRPGLRYVSISGNYCTDKKATAVNGILGRGKNVVTELLIPRDIVERRLHTTARQVVELNIRKNLIGTLLAGGIRSANAHYANMLLAFYLATGQDAANIVEGSQGITHAEDRAGDLYFSCTLPNLIVGTIGNGKDLGFVDENLTRLGCRQDRDPGDNARRLAVIAAAAVLCGELSLMAAQTNSGELMRAHTQFERSTASNGVQP; from the coding sequence ATGAAAGACACTGACGACATCTCCAGTGCGGCTGTTCCGCTGCGGTGGGTCGGTCCGGTCCGGATCACCGGCAATGTGGTCGACGACTCCGTCGACATCCCGCTGGCCACCTACGAATCACCGCTGTGGCCCTCGGTCGGTCGCGGCGCGCGGATTTCGACGCTGACCGAACGCGGTGTGGTCGCCACCCTCGTCGACGACCGGATGACCCGCTCGATCCTGCTCGAGGCCGACGACGCGTACGCCGCGCACACCGCCGTCGAAACGCTGAAAAGTCAATTCCCCCAACTACAAGAGGTGGCGGCGGGCAGCAGCCGCTTCGCCCGCCTCATCGATCTGCATCATCAGATCACCGGGAATCTGCTGTTCCTGCGCTTCGAATTCACCACCGGCGACGCCTCCGGCCACAATATGGTCACCCTCGCCTGCGACCACCTGATGAACCACATCCTGGCGACGCGGCCGGGCCTGCGCTACGTCTCGATCTCCGGAAACTACTGCACGGACAAGAAGGCGACGGCCGTCAACGGGATCCTCGGGCGCGGCAAGAACGTCGTCACCGAATTGCTGATACCGCGCGACATCGTGGAAAGGAGACTGCACACCACCGCTCGACAGGTGGTCGAGTTGAACATCCGCAAGAACCTCATCGGCACGCTGCTGGCGGGCGGAATCCGTTCCGCCAACGCGCATTACGCCAACATGCTGCTGGCGTTCTACCTGGCCACCGGGCAGGACGCAGCGAATATCGTCGAAGGATCCCAGGGCATAACGCATGCCGAGGACCGCGCGGGGGACCTGTATTTCTCGTGCACGCTGCCGAACCTCATCGTCGGAACCATCGGCAACGGCAAGGATTTGGGTTTCGTCGACGAGAACCTGACCCGCCTCGGCTGCCGCCAGGATCGGGATCCGGGCGATAACGCCCGACGGCTCGCCGTGATCGCCGCCGCCGCCGTGCTGTGCGGCGAACTGTCGCTGATGGCGGCGCAAACCAACAGCGGCGAACTGATGCGCGCCCACACCCAGTTCGAACGGTCCACCGCAAGCAACGGAGTACAGCCATGA
- the fni gene encoding type 2 isopentenyl-diphosphate Delta-isomerase: protein MNTVSQGDPANRKDEHVRHAVRQQRTGNGRNDFDSITFIHHALAGIDGRDVSLAVDVAGKRWDTPLFVNGMTGGSPNTGEINRQLAIAARETGIPIASGSMSAYFREPAVADTFRILRQENPHGFVMANVNATATLDQVRRAIDLLEADALQIHLNAVQETVMPEGDRNFGSWPRRIEEITAAVPIPVIVKEVGFGLSRPTVTWLRDAGVAVADVGGRGGTNFARIENDRRSAGDFSFIEDWGQSTPNCLLDCAGIGGIDIFASGGIRSPLDIARALALGANATGVAGRFLDTVVGQGAEALVEMIRTWLTQLRQILTVLGAPTPADLAGSDLLITGEVETFCRVRGIDSAAYAHRSLWWNEKDRG, encoded by the coding sequence ATGAACACGGTATCGCAAGGGGATCCGGCCAACCGCAAGGACGAGCACGTCCGTCACGCCGTGCGGCAGCAGCGAACCGGTAACGGCCGCAACGACTTCGACTCAATCACCTTCATCCACCACGCCCTCGCCGGAATCGACGGGCGTGATGTTTCGCTGGCCGTCGACGTCGCCGGAAAGCGTTGGGACACACCGCTGTTCGTCAACGGTATGACCGGAGGCAGCCCGAATACCGGAGAGATCAACCGCCAGCTGGCCATCGCCGCGCGGGAAACCGGCATCCCGATCGCGTCCGGATCGATGAGCGCCTACTTCCGCGAACCCGCCGTCGCCGACACCTTTCGGATACTGCGGCAGGAGAATCCGCACGGCTTCGTCATGGCCAACGTCAATGCCACGGCGACGCTGGATCAGGTGCGCCGGGCGATCGATCTGCTGGAGGCCGATGCCCTGCAGATCCACCTCAACGCGGTCCAGGAAACCGTAATGCCCGAGGGCGACCGGAATTTCGGGTCGTGGCCGCGCCGGATCGAGGAGATCACCGCCGCGGTGCCGATCCCAGTGATCGTCAAGGAGGTCGGGTTCGGGCTCAGCAGGCCCACCGTCACCTGGTTGCGCGACGCCGGGGTCGCCGTCGCCGATGTCGGCGGGCGCGGCGGCACCAATTTCGCGCGCATCGAAAACGACCGGCGCAGCGCGGGCGATTTCTCCTTCATCGAGGATTGGGGGCAGTCGACGCCCAACTGCCTGCTCGACTGCGCGGGTATCGGCGGCATCGATATCTTCGCCTCCGGCGGCATCCGCTCACCCCTCGATATCGCCCGCGCTCTCGCGTTGGGCGCCAACGCGACCGGGGTCGCGGGCCGATTCCTGGACACGGTCGTCGGCCAGGGCGCCGAAGCCTTGGTCGAGATGATTCGCACCTGGCTGACGCAGCTGCGGCAGATCCTGACCGTGCTCGGCGCGCCGACACCGGCGGATCTGGCGGGCAGCGATCTGTTGATCACCGGCGAGGTGGAGACCTTCTGCCGGGTGCGCGGCATAGATTCCGCCGCTTATGCCCATCGCAGCCTGTGGTGGAACGAAAAGGATAGGGGTTAG
- a CDS encoding phosphomevalonate kinase, whose translation MITCRAPGKLFIAGEYAVVEPGHSAVLVAVDRYATATIAETTGETTLHTELDGGATLSCRRDGDRIVPLTADATVPAAFAYVFAAAAAVDQLLIEREIGQRPYELSISTDLADNDGTKLGLGSSAAVTAATVAALDAFHRLDLGPMDRYRLAMLATISVNPRASGGDVAASTWGGWLAYSSPDRGLVAELAARKGIEATLGEPWPGLSVRPLPTPKSLAMRVGWTGTPASTPKLVAGLRESRDHTAFLGHSEHCVRRLVTAIEADDPIGISAEIRRARTLLIDLDTSAQLGIMTPRLRALCEAGEAVGAAAKPSGAGGGDCGIALIDPGASTELTDRWVTAGIRPLPLRTHPFEGDRT comes from the coding sequence ATGATCACCTGTCGCGCCCCCGGAAAGCTCTTCATCGCAGGCGAATACGCGGTGGTCGAGCCGGGGCACAGCGCGGTCCTCGTCGCGGTCGACCGCTATGCGACCGCGACCATTGCCGAGACCACCGGCGAGACCACACTGCATACCGAACTGGACGGCGGCGCGACGCTTTCCTGCCGCCGCGACGGCGACCGCATTGTCCCGCTCACCGCCGACGCCACCGTGCCCGCGGCGTTCGCATACGTCTTCGCGGCGGCCGCGGCGGTCGACCAGCTGCTCATCGAGCGTGAAATCGGCCAGCGCCCTTATGAATTGAGCATCAGCACCGACCTCGCCGACAACGACGGCACGAAATTGGGTCTCGGATCCAGCGCCGCGGTCACCGCCGCGACCGTAGCGGCATTGGATGCGTTCCACCGGCTCGATCTCGGCCCGATGGACCGGTACCGGTTGGCGATGCTGGCCACCATCTCGGTGAATCCGCGCGCCTCCGGCGGTGATGTCGCGGCGAGCACCTGGGGCGGCTGGCTCGCCTACAGTTCACCCGACCGCGGCCTGGTCGCCGAGCTGGCCGCGCGCAAAGGGATCGAGGCCACACTCGGCGAACCGTGGCCCGGATTATCGGTGCGACCGTTGCCTACGCCGAAAAGCCTTGCCATGCGGGTCGGTTGGACCGGAACGCCCGCGTCGACACCGAAGCTGGTCGCCGGGCTCCGCGAAAGCCGCGACCACACCGCCTTTCTCGGGCACAGCGAGCACTGCGTGCGGCGGCTCGTCACCGCGATCGAAGCCGACGACCCGATCGGCATCAGCGCCGAAATCCGCCGCGCCAGAACGCTTCTGATCGATCTCGATACCTCGGCCCAGCTCGGCATCATGACACCGCGACTGCGGGCGCTGTGCGAGGCGGGTGAGGCGGTGGGCGCCGCCGCCAAACCATCCGGCGCGGGCGGCGGCGACTGCGGTATCGCGCTGATCGACCCTGGCGCCAGCACCGAACTCACCGACCGCTGGGTCACCGCGGGCATCCGGCCGCTGCCGCTGCGGACGCACCCATTCGAAGGGGACCGCACATGA
- the mvaD gene encoding diphosphomevalonate decarboxylase has protein sequence MPAADAAAPRIRDEGTAVAHPNIALVKYWGKRDESMFLPVTGSLSMTLDIYPTTTTVRLTAGPADVVVLNGNTATGTAHSRVERFLDMIRGKAGRDERAEVISTNTGPTGAGLASSASGFAALAAAAAAAYGLNVDGRELSRLARRGSGSACRSIFGGFVVWHAGEGDGEAGDRSSYAEPIDGDVLDPALVVAVVDNAAKAVSSRDAMRLTCATSPFYRPWAEASAVDLDEMRMAIARRELSAVGEIAERNALGMHASMLMARPSIRYLSPQSVAILDRVLALRADGVAAYATIDAGPNVTVLCARSDTPRVDAALREVGDFVDTRVAHLGPGAALVPGGDR, from the coding sequence ATGCCAGCAGCAGATGCGGCCGCACCCCGGATCCGCGACGAGGGCACTGCCGTCGCACATCCGAATATCGCCCTGGTGAAGTATTGGGGCAAGCGCGACGAATCGATGTTCCTTCCGGTCACCGGAAGCCTCTCGATGACCCTGGACATCTACCCGACCACCACCACGGTGCGATTGACCGCGGGTCCGGCCGATGTCGTTGTGCTCAACGGCAATACCGCCACCGGTACGGCACACAGCCGCGTCGAGCGATTCCTCGACATGATTCGCGGCAAGGCCGGACGCGACGAACGCGCCGAGGTCATCTCCACCAACACCGGGCCGACCGGCGCGGGCCTCGCCTCCTCGGCGAGCGGTTTCGCCGCGCTGGCCGCCGCGGCGGCCGCCGCGTACGGTCTGAACGTCGACGGCCGCGAACTGTCCCGGCTGGCCCGCCGCGGTTCCGGATCGGCATGCCGGTCCATCTTCGGCGGGTTCGTGGTGTGGCATGCGGGTGAAGGCGACGGCGAGGCGGGCGACCGGAGCTCGTACGCGGAACCGATCGACGGCGACGTGCTGGATCCGGCCCTGGTGGTCGCCGTCGTCGACAATGCGGCCAAGGCGGTGTCCAGCCGCGATGCCATGCGGCTGACCTGCGCGACCTCACCGTTCTATCGGCCGTGGGCCGAGGCGTCGGCGGTGGATCTCGACGAGATGCGCATGGCGATCGCGCGCCGGGAGCTGTCCGCGGTCGGGGAGATCGCCGAGCGCAACGCGCTCGGCATGCATGCGAGCATGCTCATGGCGCGGCCGTCGATCCGGTACCTCTCGCCACAGTCGGTCGCGATCCTGGACCGCGTGCTGGCGCTGCGGGCCGACGGTGTCGCCGCGTACGCGACGATCGATGCGGGACCGAATGTCACTGTGCTGTGCGCGCGTTCGGATACTCCGCGGGTGGACGCCGCGCTGCGCGAGGTCGGCGATTTCGTCGACACCCGGGTCGCGCATCTCGGGCCGGGTGCGGCCCTGGTCCCCGGCGGCGACCGATGA